The genomic window AGAATTGTGCTGTATAACTTTTGATATGAATATTTGTACTTGAGAATATAGCTAGAACATACAGAGACACTGGTCTATTACTGATAACAGAGCTTAACGATAAAGATTTTGCttcacttttgttttatattatatagaGATATGGTCATACAATAGCTCAATATATTGCTAAGTGAAATCACTAGACTCTCAGATTGTATAAATGCTGGCAAATGGAACCATAGACTTCCTGCAGTATCAGTATGATGATCTTTTCTGGATCAGCGGTTCTACtaaaagcaaacacaacaacatgtggGTCCAGATTGCATTTGAGTAATTAGTGTCTAATgatcagatttacacattttttgccATGTTCATAATGGTCATTGAACAGGTTGCACAATGTTTCCATTTATATTGAATGGAAAGAGAATTGTTTGGTGCTTAATTTCTAATACCACCTTTAGCCTTGTAGTTTTTTGTCTTGGAGAGACGATTgatttttacaaaatgtaacCGTGAAGCATTTTGAAACCCCTCTGAGTCAAAACACTACTAAGTTTTTCAAACACTCATGACATATTTAGAGTACCCCATGCAGTGAAAACCCTCTCCAATGAAGTATatgtatgaaaaaataaatactattttATCACGGGTCAGTTTTTTGAAACATTGTTTAATGTGGTGGTCTTGAATGCAACCCTGTTATGTTTGacaggtttttccttttttcttttcagagcCACAACTTGTATTAATGGTCGGTCATATTCCTCACAGGGCTGAAAGGAGGAAGATGTCCCCTGAATTAACAAAGTATTCTAAATGGAGGAATATAATGACATTCAAATATAATTTCTGATGGCAATAGAACTCAAATGCTcttgttttacatgttaaagaaaaaaaaatctaaattatgaGTGTGAAGTTGAATGGCTCCACTAGATTTTTCAgccttttacattttcacaaactTTCTGAAATTTGATGAAAACGTTTCTCATATGCAGTAAGGCCTTTTGTCTGGTCACATATTACTCAAGCCTTGTGGACAAATGgctccataaaaaaaaaagtgctattGGGGTGCTTCGGTGTCTTGAATAAGGTTTGCGTGAGAGCTTCAGAACAGCAACAAACCTCACGATTTATGTGAAGTTTACGTTACTAGAAAGATGTATTTAGTTAGAATAAAGGGGGACTTTCCTTAACAACCTTATTCACCATTTCCTGTGCagttcaaaaacaaaataaaagagatTCTGTTGAAAAATAAGGAGTCTCAATCAACATCCTGCATCTTTTGAAAGTGCATTTCATATTGTTTGTGGTTGTATTTCCTTGCAATGCTCTCTCATGTGGTCTGGGGcctctcacttttcttttttctgaccCAATTTGACCTCTGTGACCCAGATTGTTTCAAATGCTTTTCATTATAATTTACTGTAAGCTACAAGCCATCATCCATGCAGGTCAAAGAATTCTGTAACTTGTGAAAACCAAAACCTTGAAATGGTAACAAGAGGTGAGAGGGAAGTTGAACTGCAAAGCGTCCACTGTTTTCTAAGCTTCCTTACATTTCACGGTAAACTGATTGAGGCGTTGatcggggtttttttttaggcatctgtactgtatatgctggCGGGAATCCCAATGTAGTTTCCTTCAACTGTCAACGTCTGCGGCACTGTCTGCAGCACCACTTGCAGCAGTTGTTTTTCTCACCGCAACCCCTCTACTCTCCCCTGGGACGTGGAAACCCCCGAGGATGGCAAAAGAGTGGTTAGACTTTACCTGAAGAAGTGCTGACATGGTTGTGGTGCGTTGAGTTCCCCCGTCTTTTCTCAAGTAGTCAGTGGTTTGTCGGCAATACAGCATCTAGTGTGGATGcttgaaaaccaaaacatgaTTGCCATCAAAAAACGTGGACGCCATGTCAGCTTTTAATGagctgtttcagtttcacaCTGAAAAAGATAACCTGTATTCTCCACCTTTTAGCAAAGCTTATCTGTCCCACAGTCTGACCTGTCATTAACCCCATGATACAGACTGCTTGCTAAACACATCATAGGATGTCTCCAAGCAGAAGTTGCCGTCATTCTTAGATGTAAGTCCTGATGACGATGATGAGATTAGACAACACATAAAAAACccagtttgtgttattttcatattgttaCATATCCTGGGCCGCTTCCTCCTCACATCGCACCAAAACAATTGACAGGAGGATGCAAAAGTATTACATGTCATGATGAAACATCCTTGGATAACACCGCAGCCTGCCAGAGGCTTCATCTTGTGGTGTGATGACACTGACATATCGCCGACTTTGGTTAAGAGGGCCCACCCCTTTACGCACTTGTAAAAGTCACTGATTGAGAAATGCATTGCTGTGACCTTGCCAGCTTCCTCTGCAAAGGCCCGCACGAAAATATTGCAAAATTCATCATGAATGCAGTCAAAAAGTCAATACACTACTAATACtgcaaatacaaacaacaagaaTATTAATTGCATTTTCTCAAGAGTCGGCtttgtattaatttattaatctgTATTAATTTGAACTTTGCAAATTGACTGCAGGAGTTTGGTGAATTATCCAAGTCATGTTTAAGCCAGTAAAGCCATGTGAAGAATCACTCAAGTTCCTTAATTGATGTTGAATTAAAATGAGATTGTTACAGCATTTTATTCTCAAAGAACATATGAATGCCTTCAGTTGAATTCAAGTAactttacattttctgttttataatgTAGAAATTGACAAAGAAACACCATATCTGTGCAGCTTTGTGCACTGTGGTGAGCTCACTATTAGTGATTTGGCACTCACCCAGGTTCACACGTTCTCACCAACACTCTAGGGGGCAGTAAAAAAGCATCTGAGAGAACTATATCAGAGGGAAAAGGAGACTAATTAGACAATGTCCATACATGCCTGCTGATGCATGGCAGGCATGTAAGGACATTGTCCACTcttgtttaataaaaaacaagagaccaaagaaaaaaaatgcacatctgtaaaaaaaggaggaaattcTGGGAAATTTGGTTGCCTCACAAGTGCACGTCATTTCCTCCTATGACAAATGTGTGgtttctgtctttaaaaaaaaaaaagtttttaaaggAGTGTGATTATGACAAGTCTGCGCAATGTGCCTGTGATACTGAGAGGAGAATGAATGGTCATGTAAAGAGCATGCATTTTCAACAGTTTATGGAACCAGCAACAAGTAAGTTTGATTCCATTTACActtattgtaaaatgtgaaacagcTTTAGAACACTTGCATCCTTTTTTTGCCATTATGCATGCTTTTGTGGCTATTTTTACACATAGCTGTTGTGAAATTCATTGAAGTTTCAGATTCAATTTCAGTGCTTCACAGTTTTTTGAACACAATATAGTTTTGTCTTAAACTGTTTGTAGAATCTGGccaatatttaaaaagactgaaaatgtttaatggTATTTATACATACAAACTATAACTGTATAAAATACCTGCACTGATAATATCATAGACTTCTAGGCTGACGCTGACTGTTTGCCACATGAATAATCTATTTTTACATCTACACTTGTGGCTTTGTAATGAAGTTCCCCTCACCAATGTGATGTAGGATAACCTAAACTTACCAGTTCCTTTCTTCTCAGCATTactctctctcctgctgcttATGGCTGTTTATTCAACAAGAACTGTGGCAGCAAGCAGAAACCAGCAGTGTTGGAATTCTCTGCAACAGACTTTGAAGCAGACCAGACTCATACACAAGGAATCTGTTGACCTAATCAAAACATATGTGAGTACAGACATGAATCTGCAGTATcttgtttttgtgctgtgtgaAATCTCATCTGCTTATTCagtattttacctttttataaCAAATGCTGACTACTTACATGCCTGATTCCTTCTTTGCAGAAAGACTCTCAAGGAGACATGTCAGAATTCTTCTGCAAGGTGTCAATGAACGACGTCCCCGATTCCAACATCTCTGGTATGGAGCCCTCAGAGAGGATAATGAGCATCTACACACACCTCCAAGTCTTCTTCCCACATTTAAAACGTGTGTACGAACAGCAGACAGACTTACAGTCATCTACGAGCCCACTGCTGGCCGAGCTCACCAGGGTCAGCAGTCGGAGCAGGTATTTGGCTGCTCTCCTAAACAGCTTTTATCAGAGCCTCTTCCCAAACCTGCCTCTACCGGAGCCTGCAGGGTGGCCGACGTCACTACCTCCACCTCAGAACATCTTCCAGCAGAAGGTCTACGGCTGCGTGGTCCTGAAGACCTACAAGAATTTCCTGTCAAATGTTTCAAAGGAATTGAGATCTCTAAAAAGCAAAGTGTGCAGGATATAATTAAACACATTCTTTTTCTAAGGATGACCTAAGGCTGGCCTTAGACAGTACATTTCCAACAACACTTGTACTCACTGGGTTGATAAAGACTTAAAAAGAAATGTGAGGATGAAGGTGGCTGGCACATCAGTTAATGGAGCCTATTTATGGTATTTATggtatttattttcttgcatGTTTCTGATGAGAGGAATGAGAATGAGAAAAGAGTGTAAAGGTCTCTCTATCCAAGTTTTGGTAGTGGTCTATTTaatatgtttgtatattatgtaagttatgtatgttAATGCAACCATTacatcattaaaacatatttttctgatgcatttctttgtgATCTTCCATTTCTTTGTGTTGCATGTACACTTTCAAAAGCATGGCAGTGGggaaaacacaatatttcaaaAGAGTAAACTAATTTTGACAGATTTTCATGCATtagatgtgttttttgttggtctgaatttaaataaaaatatatctctACACTGTTTTTCGTGTctgaaaagtattaaaaaaaaatgcaaaaattagattttagagCAGCGTAATTTGTGCTTGATGCATCATGTGCTGTCTTCTGTGCAGAATCAGTCCATGAAGACAAGTTAAAAGAAAATCAGGAAGCTGCTGAGACGCTGACTGTGTGATATCAGCTCAGAATGACGCATGTGTTCAACACAAGGCTGCATCAGATAGGAAAGATTTCATGAAACTGGCGGGCTGTCTGGCCGGTCAcaaggtgtgggtgtgtgtgggtcaGATAACTGTATGTGTTAATAGTGTTGCATCCTCATATAGATGGAGAATCAAATGTGTGAAGGGTGGAgcgaggagaagagaggagaagttGAAATTCTGCAGAAAaacccatttaaaaaaagacatgagaCACTGACTGCCAACGTGtcctatatatacatatagaatAACAGATAccagaagtttttttttgttgaaatgaagTAATGCTTAACTAAACCTTCCTTAGATCACAAGCTTTCGGGAAACTGGAAGTAGATAGGGATTCACTCTGGGTCATAAATCAAGTTCCCTCTAATAACCACGCTTTATTTAAAGCACCAACGCAAAGGGTACCTCAGGGCAACAGTCGACATTATTCACTCATTTTCACTACCCACTTTGTGCTTTTCAGGACCTCAGATACGGGTGAAGTCCATCTTAGTAAGTTCTACTGAAAATGCCTCACTGTGACTCTCTACTCTGACTTACATGGAAAACCAGATGACCTGCACAATTTCAATGAAAACCCCAACAGAACTGGATGGGGCTGACGGTTAAACCGAGAATCTAATGTAGCTACAATGATCCACCTGCCATCATCTACAGTGCAAGAATATGATGATTTGTCTACTTTTGCTCAACTGCAACTTTTTTTTGGCACACCCACCACTGTGTCTTAGGTCAAGAAATGAATTTCACTTTAAACTGCAGTGTCACTTTCTGCAGGGCGTTGGCTCTGTGAAAGACAAATGACTCAACAAATTATGAGATAAAAAATACAGCTTGCTATTCAGCAAGAgtttaaatcaatttaaatatCCATAGCAACAATATCAGAGTGACCTAAAGCTACATTTGAACTAaaattttggagaaaaaaaatcttaaagcTGACCATATAATATACATCCAAATACATGAAGGGCTTTTTAGATATGGAAAAAATGTTAACCATCTGTCATATAATGGATCTTGAAGCACATTTGCAAAAGTGTTTCTCTACAGAACCACAAAAGATCAATGTACAATGTGATAAACACTCCAGCACAGGTACTGACAATAACAAATCTGAACCACaattatatatttcatattttattgcaAAACATGCAAAGCTTTACAAAGTAAACGCCTAAATGATACAATGTCACAGACTGTAAGGATATTGTGACAAATCCAATCCTTCAAAAAGCGCTGCATCATACATGTTTTACTATCTGGAGtactataaaaaataacatatcatTAATAAATCAGGTGCAAGTCCATTATTTCACGTGCCTTACATATTTTGACATGTAGAGGGCAGTATACACCAACAACTGAGGATGAAGTCCAGCATTCTAGACAGTCTACCAGCATTCACAGGAAATGTTAAAAGATGGAAGTTTGTTTACATCCAACACATAACACAAAGAGTCAATATCATGTATGTGGAGTATAACACCAAAAGCTGACGACATATAGTCATTGAGTCATTGCATGCCAGTATAGATAATATGACAACAACAATctgtaaaacaatgaaaaacaattgtaagactcctcttcctctcaaaaaaacccaaaacagtttctgtttttgaCTTGCCTTCAATACACTTGTGTTAGTAATTCTTATATTCTTATAttgctttatgtttttcactgtgctgTTAAGGATTTTGAGCCTTTTCAAAAAAGGGCTGAAATTACTGTTCTTCATGTTGTTGcgaaaatatgtatttacaaaaAGAGGTCACACCCAAAGATTGGAGTAATAGGACTGGTAATAGCTCTTCAGATGAGCATTTAGAACTTAAATTTAGCTTGAAAACGTATAtgataaaactttaaaatcttttttgttcaCAATTGTATTTTATGTCAGAATAAAGAGGATTCGTGGTTTTAAACATAAGATCTTATGACACACTGAAGGCTGATAAATAGTAATTGTACTTCTCAtgggaaacaaaatgaaatacttacaaattatttaacagaCATGTCATGATGTCCTTACATTGTTAAAGAGCAGTTCCCAAATATTGGAACAAGATTACCACAGACAAAGCAGTTAATAAAGGTTTTTCCATGATTTGATTGAGTCATTTACTCTCTGTGAATACTTAAACTGTTTTCATACTGTCTCTATGACtaattcatgtgtgtgtgtgttttaaaaggtTATAATCTTTGTAAGGTGAAGCATAATTATTCATTACAGTAAACTGACCCTTTTTCTCAAACCAGAACCAATATGATACTGCCTTCAAGCATTTAATCTTGCATGACAGCACTCCCATTTCCTTTTTACTAGAAGTACACATCATGTACTACTGCTTTGATTGTGCAAATGCAGTGTGCAGAGCATGCACCGCCTTAACTGTGACAACGTGTCACAGTTGTATTTATTATGCAATTACAAACCTCGATTATTAGACACATCtagacatatttaaaacatttatatccCTGATTATTGAGAATTATTGATTTATGGCGTTAACAGTTTTAAAGGTTCTTCAAGCATCCATATTTGCATGCATAGAGTCATTTAATTATTGCTTTGTCAAACTACTCAGAGGCTGATTGTTATTTAACTGATTATCTCATGTTATTGCTTACAATCAGATAAACTACGACTAACACAtccacaaaatatatattttctttgaaTTTGCATAGTTATTCAAACATGAGCGAGGCATATATCTAATGTAAGCGACAAACGTTGGTGTGGGAAACTATAGatagttactgctgctgtgaaatAATTACTACAGTATGTGTCCTCAGAGTTTTCCCAAAGTCATGGCATCGTTTAGTGTACCAACCTCACTTGCACAGGGTTGTCGTGTCCATATTCGAAAAGCGAATGTTCATTCTTGATTCAATTTCGAAGCCATTCAGTAACTGCAAAAgagttttatatcatttattttgcaCAATGTACTTTCAAAATATGGTAATTAACTAAGAAAGTAGTTTTAGTGAACATATGGAGTATACTATGGTGTTTAGTCTGTTGACCAACCTTCAGGAAATGCTCAAATGTGATTCCTTCATAGAATTCATCAGGTtcctgtgtgtaaaacaaagtGACATCAGTGATGCTgtccaaacaaacaatgaattaaaCTTAATATTATCTTGAGATACTACAGCTTACGTACCATGTGGCCCACTGAAATACTGGCCACCTCCAACATGGCTGCATCAGCAATGCTTTTGGCCGTATCCTTCCCCAGCGCCCCGCTGCGAGACAACAACTCCTCCACCACCTAGGCAGACATGATCAAcggttaaaataaaatattaatatgatgACTACGACGATCAAATCCCTCACCACGAAAAGGCTTGAGGAAATTAAATGACTCCTTCCTTCCCTCATTGGCCACCAATTAAATATGTTGCAGGAAGGCAGCTGACTCTCAAGTGCTGGAGAtgtcccaaaaaacaaaacacagagataaCTTCCTCTGTTTCTGCGAAATCCAACTTCAAAATGCTGCTGAGAATTATCAAATGATgctgataaacacacactgataaaaataaaaccaccaACTTGAGAATCTTATGATGTGTGCAAGACTCAATAATGATTTCCCCATATTGTAAGTAAAGGTTATTGCAATCTTCATGCAGCTTACATGTCTG from Thunnus maccoyii chromosome 19, fThuMac1.1, whole genome shotgun sequence includes these protein-coding regions:
- the m17 gene encoding IL-6 subfamily cytokine M17, giving the protein MNGHVKSMHFQQFMEPATTLLSLLLLMAVYSTRTVAASRNQQCWNSLQQTLKQTRLIHKESVDLIKTYKDSQGDMSEFFCKVSMNDVPDSNISGMEPSERIMSIYTHLQVFFPHLKRVYEQQTDLQSSTSPLLAELTRVSSRSRYLAALLNSFYQSLFPNLPLPEPAGWPTSLPPPQNIFQQKVYGCVVLKTYKNFLSNVSKELRSLKSKVCRI